The Thermoleophilaceae bacterium genome has a window encoding:
- the ftsX gene encoding permease-like cell division protein FtsX — protein sequence MRFGFFLKEALRALSRNAAPSLAAMLTVLLTALVLGVFIPVVQATTGTANEVRSRVVVDVFVKEGEDPRALRDELAAVPNVERVEFISKDAALEREQRRNPEAFELLGTNPLPDSFRLTPGDPDGVQEIVAAIEGQQLAAVDEVRNREEDTDKILEATGLVKLLTAGIAVLLVLASIALIANTIRLSIFARRREVEVMKLVGATNWFIRWPFVFEGVIVGFMGGLLAVLMLWIAKETFVDPLEDRFALLAAPDTISFPLLVTVLMIACVAVSAVGSGLTLRRFLRV from the coding sequence TTGAGGTTCGGCTTCTTCCTCAAGGAGGCGCTGCGCGCGCTGTCGCGCAACGCCGCCCCGAGTCTCGCGGCCATGCTCACCGTGCTGCTCACCGCGCTCGTGCTCGGCGTGTTCATCCCCGTGGTGCAGGCCACCACGGGCACCGCCAACGAGGTGCGCAGCCGGGTGGTGGTGGACGTCTTCGTGAAGGAGGGGGAGGACCCGCGCGCGCTGCGCGACGAGCTGGCCGCCGTGCCCAACGTCGAGCGCGTGGAGTTCATCTCCAAGGACGCCGCGCTCGAGCGTGAGCAGAGGCGCAATCCGGAGGCGTTCGAGCTGCTCGGGACCAACCCGCTGCCCGACTCCTTCCGGCTCACGCCGGGGGATCCGGACGGGGTGCAGGAGATCGTCGCGGCCATCGAGGGGCAGCAGCTCGCCGCGGTCGACGAGGTGCGCAACCGCGAGGAGGACACGGACAAGATCCTCGAGGCCACGGGCCTGGTGAAGCTGCTCACCGCCGGCATCGCGGTGCTGCTCGTGCTGGCGTCGATCGCCCTGATCGCCAACACCATCCGCCTGTCGATCTTCGCTCGCCGCCGCGAGGTGGAGGTGATGAAGCTCGTGGGTGCAACCAACTGGTTCATTCGCTGGCCGTTCGTGTTCGAGGGCGTGATCGTGGGCTTCATGGGCGGCCTGCTGGCGGTGCTCATGCTCTGGATCGCGAAGGAGACGTTCGTGGACCCGCTCGAGGACCGCTTCGCGCTGCTCGCCGCGCCGGACACGATCTCGTTCCCGCTGCTCGTGACCGTCCTGATGATCGCCTGCGTCGCGGTGTCCGCGGTCGGCAGCGGCCTCACGCTGCGCCGCTTCCTCAGGGTCTAG
- a CDS encoding S41 family peptidase, giving the protein MPAARTISIALSCALLALVAGLWLGGHPESLPEPLRSAFVDEEAAARAELIETIEENFYEEVDEEALEQASLKGIVQSLDDRFSQYFTPEETEALQQSLQGEFDGVGMTVDAGDRGLVVVSVFEDSPAEGAGIRPEDVITRVNGRSIAGVPLELATARIKGEAGTDVTLTVLRPDSGDRRTVKVERARIVVPITEGEIRRVDGVELGVVELSSFSSGAHGQLRQEIERLLEEGAKGLVLDLRDNGGGLLQEGVLVASIFIEDGEVVSTDGRTKPERVFEARGDAIDEDIPVVVLVNRGTASASEIVAGALRDRERAIVAGTRTFGKGVFQEIEQLDNGGALDLTVGQYFLPDGDNLTENGIRPAVRARDLPRTERDEALPIALETLRDEL; this is encoded by the coding sequence ATGCCTGCCGCCCGCACCATCTCGATCGCGCTCTCCTGCGCGCTGCTGGCCCTCGTTGCCGGCCTCTGGCTGGGCGGGCACCCGGAGAGCCTGCCGGAGCCCCTGCGCAGCGCGTTCGTGGACGAGGAGGCGGCCGCCCGCGCCGAGCTCATCGAGACGATCGAGGAGAACTTCTACGAGGAGGTGGACGAAGAGGCGCTCGAGCAGGCGTCGCTCAAGGGCATCGTCCAGTCGCTCGACGACCGCTTCTCCCAGTACTTCACGCCCGAGGAGACCGAGGCGCTCCAGCAGTCGCTCCAGGGCGAGTTCGACGGCGTGGGCATGACGGTGGACGCCGGCGACCGCGGCCTGGTGGTGGTGTCCGTCTTCGAGGACAGCCCCGCCGAGGGCGCGGGCATCCGCCCCGAGGACGTGATCACGCGCGTGAACGGCCGGTCGATAGCGGGCGTCCCGCTGGAGCTGGCGACGGCGCGCATCAAGGGCGAGGCCGGCACCGACGTCACGCTCACCGTGCTGCGTCCCGACAGCGGCGACCGGCGGACGGTGAAGGTGGAGCGCGCCCGCATCGTGGTGCCGATCACCGAGGGCGAGATCCGGCGGGTGGACGGTGTCGAGCTCGGCGTGGTGGAGCTGTCCAGCTTCAGCTCGGGGGCGCACGGCCAGCTGCGCCAGGAGATCGAGCGCCTGCTGGAGGAGGGCGCCAAGGGACTCGTGCTCGACCTGCGCGACAACGGCGGCGGGCTGCTCCAGGAGGGCGTGCTGGTGGCCAGCATCTTCATCGAGGACGGCGAGGTCGTGAGCACGGACGGGCGCACCAAGCCCGAGCGCGTGTTCGAGGCTCGCGGCGACGCCATCGACGAGGACATACCGGTGGTCGTGCTCGTGAACCGCGGCACTGCCAGCGCCTCGGAGATCGTCGCTGGCGCGCTGCGCGACCGCGAGCGCGCCATCGTGGCCGGCACGCGCACGTTCGGCAAGGGCGTCTTCCAGGAGATCGAGCAGCTCGACAACGGCGGTGCGCTGGACCTCACGGTGGGCCAGTACTTCCTCCCGGACGGCGACAACCTCACGGAGAACGGCATCCGGCCGGCCGTGCGGGCGCGCGACCTGCCGCGCACCGAGCGCGACGAGGCCCTGCCGATCGCGCTCGAGACGCTCCGCGACGAGCTGTGA
- a CDS encoding RNB domain-containing ribonuclease, producing the protein MTRPRLEEPVVAVLGKRGRFLVAEPLFERGGQRLTLDGKSGAVGDLVLVGGGKRGPRVLRRIGRPDVARHVVEGLMLDRGLRRSFPHKVEGEAADAAGVAPGLGRRADLTDLPTFTIDPTDAKDYDDAISARREGERVRLWVHIADVSAYVRPGTLLEREAFRRATSVYVPGAVEPMLPEALSNTACSLVPGRERPAVTVEMEMDGTDAVSVAFQRSLIRSDARLTYAHVDRVFAGEERAEEPWAEPLEAARAVASALRERRESRRSLEVDSVEPSFLFDDEGNVTGIVHDEQTESHRLIEELMILANEQVATYLSGRKLPTLYRVHERPEPQAIVALADKLASLDVPTPPLPRNMSPRQAADLAADISRHVAAHVRRTGRGRAGLTSLVLRSLKQAVYTPRNLGHSGLASTSYCHFTSPIRRYPDLVAHRALLAGLGLDDAAPRAAELTDAGVWASERERDAMKVERDADDVCRCFLLERRLFESGWEDAEFEGEIVGLIGAGAFVRFGEDGFEGFLPARRLPGEWWSLNETETALVGERSGRALRFGDSVGVRVERVEAPRGRVDLVPAG; encoded by the coding sequence GTGACGAGGCCCCGGCTGGAGGAGCCGGTGGTCGCGGTCCTCGGCAAGCGCGGCCGCTTTCTCGTGGCCGAGCCGCTCTTCGAGCGCGGCGGGCAGCGGCTCACCCTCGACGGCAAGTCCGGCGCGGTTGGGGACCTCGTGCTCGTGGGCGGGGGCAAGCGCGGCCCGCGGGTGCTGCGGCGCATCGGCCGCCCCGACGTGGCGCGCCACGTGGTGGAGGGGCTCATGCTCGACCGCGGCCTGCGCCGCTCGTTCCCGCACAAGGTCGAGGGCGAGGCGGCGGACGCCGCAGGCGTCGCTCCCGGCCTCGGCCGCCGCGCAGACCTCACCGACCTCCCCACCTTCACGATCGACCCCACCGACGCGAAGGACTACGACGATGCCATCTCCGCCCGCCGCGAGGGCGAGCGTGTGCGGCTGTGGGTGCACATCGCGGACGTCTCCGCCTACGTGCGTCCCGGCACGCTGCTGGAGCGCGAGGCGTTTCGCCGCGCCACCAGCGTGTACGTTCCGGGCGCGGTGGAGCCCATGCTCCCCGAGGCGCTCTCCAACACCGCCTGCAGCCTGGTGCCCGGGCGCGAACGGCCGGCCGTGACGGTCGAGATGGAGATGGACGGCACGGACGCCGTGTCGGTGGCCTTCCAGCGTTCGCTCATCCGCTCGGACGCCCGTCTGACCTACGCGCACGTGGATCGTGTGTTCGCGGGAGAGGAGCGCGCGGAGGAGCCCTGGGCCGAGCCGCTCGAGGCCGCGCGCGCGGTGGCCTCCGCGCTGCGCGAGCGCCGCGAGTCGCGCCGCTCGCTGGAGGTGGACTCCGTCGAGCCCTCCTTCCTGTTCGACGACGAGGGCAACGTCACCGGCATCGTGCATGACGAGCAGACGGAGTCCCACCGCCTGATCGAGGAGCTCATGATCCTCGCCAACGAGCAGGTTGCCACCTACCTCTCCGGCCGCAAGCTGCCCACCCTCTACCGCGTGCACGAGCGGCCCGAGCCGCAGGCCATCGTGGCGCTCGCGGACAAGCTGGCGAGCCTCGACGTGCCCACGCCGCCGCTGCCGCGCAACATGAGCCCCCGCCAAGCCGCGGACCTGGCGGCGGACATCAGCCGGCACGTGGCCGCCCACGTGCGCCGCACCGGGCGGGGCCGGGCGGGGCTCACCTCGCTCGTCCTGCGCTCGCTCAAGCAGGCCGTCTACACGCCGAGGAACCTCGGGCACTCAGGCCTGGCCAGCACCAGCTACTGCCACTTCACCTCGCCCATCCGCCGCTACCCCGACCTCGTGGCCCACCGGGCGCTGCTCGCCGGGCTCGGGCTCGACGATGCCGCGCCGCGCGCCGCGGAGCTCACGGACGCGGGCGTGTGGGCGTCCGAGCGCGAACGCGACGCCATGAAGGTGGAGCGCGACGCCGACGACGTCTGCCGTTGCTTCCTGCTCGAGCGGCGCCTGTTCGAGAGTGGCTGGGAGGACGCCGAGTTCGAGGGGGAGATCGTCGGCCTGATCGGCGCGGGGGCCTTCGTGCGCTTCGGAGAGGACGGCTTCGAGGGCTTCCTGCCCGCCCGGCGGCTGCCCGGAGAGTGGTGGTCGCTCAACGAGACAGAGACCGCCCTGGTGGGGGAGCGCTCGGGCCGCGCGCTGCGGTTCGGGGACAGCGTGGGGGTGCGCGTCGAGCGCGTCGAGGCGCCGCGTGGGCGCGTGGACCTCGTCCCGGCCGGCTGA
- a CDS encoding SigB/SigF/SigG family RNA polymerase sigma factor: MGRREQQDMALLRRYRDGDHAARDEFVERMLPLVRRLASRYGRGSEPLDDLVQAGSVGLVKAIDRFDHERGLPFMRFAVPTILGEIKRHCRDTGWAAHVPRGMQERVMKVRSAIEELSGTLGRSPSAHELADHLGTGVEDVLETLDAATASTAVSLDAPMGGDDEEGATRADALGLEDASYGRVVDLASVVPALRVLPEREREIVRLRFVEDLTQTQIAERVGVSQMHVSRLLRRALERVRAVAESRVQGSGRHAA, from the coding sequence ATGGGCAGGCGGGAACAGCAGGACATGGCGCTCTTGCGTCGCTACCGCGACGGCGATCACGCCGCGCGTGACGAGTTCGTGGAGCGCATGCTGCCGCTCGTCCGGCGGCTGGCCTCGCGCTACGGCCGCGGCTCGGAGCCGCTCGACGACCTGGTCCAGGCCGGCAGTGTCGGCCTCGTCAAGGCCATCGACCGCTTCGACCACGAGCGCGGGCTCCCGTTCATGCGATTCGCCGTGCCCACCATCCTCGGCGAGATCAAGCGCCACTGCCGCGACACCGGCTGGGCGGCGCACGTGCCGCGCGGCATGCAGGAGCGGGTCATGAAGGTGCGGTCGGCGATCGAGGAGCTCTCCGGCACCCTCGGCCGCTCGCCGAGCGCCCATGAGCTCGCCGACCACCTCGGTACCGGCGTGGAGGATGTGCTCGAGACGCTCGACGCGGCCACCGCCAGCACGGCTGTCTCCCTCGACGCCCCCATGGGCGGGGACGACGAGGAGGGTGCCACGCGCGCCGACGCGCTCGGCCTGGAGGACGCGAGCTACGGCCGCGTGGTGGATCTCGCCAGCGTGGTCCCCGCGCTGCGCGTGCTGCCCGAGCGCGAACGCGAGATCGTGCGCCTGCGCTTCGTGGAGGACCTCACCCAGACGCAGATCGCAGAGCGCGTCGGTGTCTCGCAGATGCACGTGTCGCGCCTGCTGCGGCGCGCGCTCGAGCGCGTCCGAGCCGTGGCGGAGTCCCGCGTGCAGGGCTCCGGCCGTCACGCCGCGTAG
- the smpB gene encoding SsrA-binding protein SmpB has protein sequence MAKKSKRKAAPGDVATNRQASYRYQLLERWECGIVLQGSEVKSLRQGQVQLKDAYASLRDGEVWLHNMHVSPYAPAAGENHEPERPRKLLMHRREIERLIGKTQEKGLTLVPTRLYFSGPNAKVEIALAKGKDVRDKREDLKRKDQKREIERALRGDL, from the coding sequence ATGGCGAAGAAGTCCAAGCGCAAGGCCGCTCCCGGCGACGTGGCCACCAACCGGCAGGCCTCCTACCGCTACCAGCTGCTCGAACGCTGGGAGTGCGGCATCGTGCTGCAGGGCAGCGAGGTCAAGTCGCTGCGCCAGGGCCAGGTACAGCTCAAGGACGCCTACGCCTCGTTGCGCGACGGCGAGGTCTGGCTCCACAACATGCACGTCTCCCCCTACGCGCCGGCCGCCGGCGAGAACCACGAGCCCGAGCGCCCGCGCAAGCTGCTCATGCACCGGCGCGAGATCGAGCGCCTGATCGGCAAGACGCAGGAGAAGGGCCTGACCCTCGTGCCCACCCGGCTGTACTTCTCGGGCCCGAATGCGAAGGTCGAGATCGCGCTCGCCAAGGGCAAGGATGTCCGCGACAAGCGCGAGGACCTCAAGCGCAAGGACCAGAAGCGCGAGATCGAGCGCGCGCTCCGCGGCGACCTCTAG
- a CDS encoding site-2 protease family protein has protein sequence MNWSPEAVEPAPRQWEPPRPRWKRLLGPLAAAGFLAVKFGAKLKALLLLLPKLKLFTTSASMLVSIAAYALIWGWRFGVGFVLLLLVHEMGHVIQLRREGIKASAPMFIPFLGALVAMKELPRDAAAEARVGLAGPVLGAIGCLVPVAIWQLTGSELFQALAFIGFFLNLFNLLPVLPLDGGRAMAALSPAMWIVGYAMLVALTFLYPNPILLLVLVFGGLETWRRWKARKSPEGRRFHEVRPRTRAAVVAVYLGLAALLAVGMDATFLERDLDDV, from the coding sequence ATGAACTGGAGCCCCGAAGCGGTCGAGCCCGCCCCGCGGCAGTGGGAGCCGCCGCGACCGCGCTGGAAGCGGCTGCTCGGGCCGCTCGCCGCTGCCGGCTTCCTGGCGGTCAAGTTCGGCGCCAAGCTCAAGGCGCTCCTCCTCCTGCTGCCCAAGCTGAAGCTGTTCACCACGTCCGCGTCGATGCTCGTGTCGATCGCCGCGTACGCGCTTATCTGGGGCTGGCGCTTCGGGGTGGGCTTCGTGCTGCTCCTGCTCGTGCACGAGATGGGACACGTCATCCAGCTCCGGCGCGAGGGCATCAAGGCGAGCGCGCCCATGTTCATCCCGTTCCTGGGCGCGCTGGTGGCGATGAAGGAGCTTCCGCGCGACGCGGCAGCGGAGGCGCGCGTGGGCCTCGCGGGCCCTGTTCTCGGCGCGATCGGCTGTCTCGTGCCGGTGGCGATCTGGCAGCTCACCGGCAGCGAGCTGTTTCAGGCGCTGGCGTTCATCGGCTTCTTCCTGAACCTGTTCAACCTGCTGCCCGTGCTGCCCCTCGACGGCGGCAGGGCGATGGCGGCCCTCAGCCCGGCGATGTGGATCGTGGGCTACGCCATGCTCGTGGCGCTCACCTTCCTCTACCCCAACCCGATCCTGCTGCTCGTGCTGGTGTTCGGTGGGCTGGAGACGTGGCGCCGCTGGAAGGCACGCAAGTCGCCGGAGGGGCGCCGCTTCCACGAGGTGCGGCCGCGCACCCGCGCGGCGGTCGTCGCGGTCTACCTGGGGCTGGCCGCGCTGCTCGCCGTGGGCATGGATGCCACGTTCCTCGAGCGCGACCTGGACGACGTCTAG
- a CDS encoding TetR/AcrR family transcriptional regulator produces the protein MTRGAAPRQQTRRAEREFVVSSQRERLIDAMAEACAEKGYRATSVADVVAGARVSRATFYELFHDKEDCFLAAYDTILAQFLGKVIGAYQQDATWAQRIRFGLETILRFGASEPAFARMCLIEVLAAGPAAVERYQGGVRVVAALVDEGQDFAEAGRRLPPRVGRAVVGGGVALVRDELIAGRAERLPELLPDLLYTTLVPYLGHEGALLEMRAARDDLAP, from the coding sequence GTGACCCGCGGAGCCGCCCCCAGACAGCAAACGCGCCGGGCTGAGCGCGAGTTCGTCGTCAGTTCACAGCGCGAGCGGCTGATCGACGCCATGGCCGAGGCGTGCGCGGAGAAGGGCTACCGGGCCACGAGCGTGGCCGATGTCGTGGCCGGGGCGCGCGTGTCGCGCGCCACCTTCTACGAGCTCTTCCACGACAAGGAGGACTGCTTTCTCGCGGCCTACGACACCATCCTCGCGCAGTTCCTCGGCAAGGTCATAGGCGCCTACCAGCAGGACGCCACGTGGGCGCAGCGCATCCGCTTCGGGTTGGAGACCATCCTGAGGTTCGGAGCGTCGGAGCCGGCCTTCGCGCGCATGTGCCTCATCGAGGTGCTGGCCGCCGGGCCTGCCGCGGTCGAGCGCTACCAGGGTGGCGTGCGGGTGGTGGCGGCTCTTGTGGACGAGGGGCAGGACTTCGCGGAGGCCGGCAGGCGCCTGCCGCCCAGGGTGGGGCGCGCCGTGGTGGGCGGCGGGGTGGCGCTGGTACGCGACGAGCTCATCGCCGGTCGCGCCGAGCGGCTGCCGGAGCTGCTGCCGGACCTCCTCTACACAACGCTGGTCCCTTACCTCGGCCACGAGGGGGCGCTGCTCGAGATGCGGGCCGCGCGGGACGACCTGGCGCCATGA
- a CDS encoding TetR/AcrR family transcriptional regulator has protein sequence MTPTGDGNFERLPSGRHGLTREAVERSQRERMLRSILAAVSDKGYGATSVADVIAGAGVSRTTFYEFWKDKEGCFLAAYDAVIEVLLTRVEAAYAEPGPWPERVRAGLAAFLHWLVTYPDLARVAVIEAMAAGPRATERYREAVRRFTPFFEEGRRQAPHADELPAGVPVVVVGGIAAIVFDEVVAGRTAELGEVLPELVYSALAPFLGHDQALDEMDKPALADAG, from the coding sequence ATGACGCCGACCGGTGACGGGAACTTCGAGCGCCTTCCCAGCGGGCGCCACGGGCTGACGCGGGAGGCCGTGGAGCGCTCACAGCGCGAGCGCATGCTGCGCTCGATCCTCGCCGCTGTCTCGGACAAGGGCTACGGCGCCACCAGCGTGGCCGACGTCATCGCCGGCGCCGGCGTCTCGCGCACCACCTTCTACGAGTTCTGGAAGGACAAGGAGGGCTGCTTCCTCGCCGCCTACGACGCGGTGATCGAGGTGCTCCTGACACGAGTCGAGGCGGCTTACGCGGAGCCCGGGCCCTGGCCCGAGCGCGTGCGCGCCGGCCTGGCCGCCTTCCTCCACTGGCTCGTGACCTACCCTGACCTGGCGCGCGTGGCGGTCATCGAGGCCATGGCCGCCGGGCCGCGCGCCACCGAGCGCTACCGCGAGGCCGTACGCCGCTTCACCCCCTTCTTCGAGGAGGGCCGCCGCCAGGCGCCGCACGCGGACGAGCTGCCCGCCGGGGTGCCCGTCGTGGTGGTGGGCGGCATCGCGGCGATCGTCTTCGACGAGGTCGTGGCGGGCCGGACGGCCGAGCTCGGCGAGGTCCTGCCCGAGCTCGTGTACTCGGCGCTTGCCCCGTTCCTGGGGCACGATCAGGCGCTCGACGAGATGGATAAGCCCGCCCTCGCCGACGCGGGTTGA